A single Novipirellula galeiformis DNA region contains:
- a CDS encoding dihydroorotase, producing the protein MSRILFRNANVVLADSVRPGSVLIEEGKILDVDAGPNVQADQIIDCSGRHLLPGVIDDQVHFRDPGLTHKEDLETASRACAAGGVTSFLEMPNTKPPAITLAGVRDKEAIAAEKSRVNYGFYIGATPDNVAELKQATDVPGIKIFIGSSTGNLLVDEQEALERIFAETELPICAHCEDEATVRANAERLAGTTDIADHSRIRDENAAVIATKRATELARRHQHRFHVLHVSTAAELPLLANASPYITAEICLHHVFFNVDDYPRLGSRIQMNPSIKTKADNDGLWQGLLDGTIQVIATDHAPHTLEEKSQPYPQSPSGLPAVENSLALMLDQANAGRCTLNQVASWMSDAPARVWGMVGKGRIEAGYDADLVLVDLSETRTIRDAEQHTKSRWSPWDGQTLQGWPVATYVHGHCVWNTIRGFDESFRGSKLRFDHSRGGFWNTVDGIGT; encoded by the coding sequence ATGTCCCGTATCCTATTTCGAAATGCCAACGTCGTTCTCGCTGACTCGGTCCGCCCAGGATCGGTGCTGATCGAGGAGGGCAAAATTCTGGACGTGGACGCAGGCCCTAACGTACAAGCGGACCAGATTATTGACTGCAGCGGCCGTCACTTGCTGCCGGGCGTGATCGACGACCAAGTTCATTTCCGCGACCCCGGTTTGACTCACAAAGAGGACCTCGAGACGGCCTCTCGGGCCTGTGCCGCTGGCGGGGTGACTTCGTTCCTGGAGATGCCCAACACCAAGCCGCCTGCGATCACGTTGGCAGGAGTTCGTGACAAAGAAGCGATCGCGGCTGAAAAATCGCGAGTCAATTACGGGTTCTACATCGGCGCCACCCCCGACAACGTCGCTGAACTCAAGCAAGCAACGGACGTTCCGGGGATCAAGATCTTTATCGGCAGCAGCACGGGGAACCTGCTTGTTGACGAGCAAGAGGCACTGGAACGGATCTTTGCCGAAACCGAGCTGCCGATTTGTGCCCACTGTGAAGACGAAGCCACCGTGCGTGCCAACGCCGAGCGGTTAGCCGGAACGACCGACATCGCCGACCACTCGCGCATTCGCGACGAAAACGCGGCGGTGATCGCGACCAAGCGAGCGACGGAATTGGCTCGTCGCCATCAACATCGCTTTCACGTGCTGCATGTCTCGACCGCAGCCGAGTTGCCGCTATTAGCCAATGCGTCGCCCTACATCACCGCAGAAATTTGTTTGCACCATGTGTTCTTTAACGTCGACGATTACCCGCGACTGGGCAGTCGCATTCAGATGAATCCGTCGATCAAAACCAAGGCGGATAACGACGGGCTTTGGCAAGGATTGCTCGACGGCACGATTCAAGTCATCGCGACCGACCACGCCCCCCACACCTTGGAAGAAAAATCGCAGCCCTATCCGCAAAGCCCCTCCGGTTTGCCCGCCGTCGAGAACAGCTTGGCGTTGATGCTCGATCAAGCCAACGCAGGACGCTGCACGCTAAACCAAGTCGCGTCGTGGATGAGCGACGCACCGGCCCGAGTTTGGGGCATGGTCGGCAAAGGACGGATCGAAGCGGGCTATGACGCCGATTTGGTGTTGGTCGATCTGAGCGAAACGCGGACGATCCGTGATGCCGAGCAACACACCAAATCTCGCTGGAGCCCGTGGGATGGACAAACTTTACAAGGATGGCCCGTAGCGACTTATGTCCACGGCCACTGCGTCTGGAATACAATACGTGGATTCGACGAATCCTTTCGCGGATCCAAGTTGCGGTTTGACCATAGCCGTGGTGGCTTTTGGAACACCGTTGATGGCATTGGAACCTAA
- a CDS encoding uracil-DNA glycosylase family protein has product MAKKKPSLHAQLIAAARQLRDDVDSLSFAEPVTHVYNPLRYAWKAHQAYIEKVNEKGIKVMFLGMNPGPWGMTQTGVPFGEIESVKNWIGIHAPIDRPEHEHPKRPIQGFECPKSEVSGRRLWGLFRERFKTADLFFKDHFVVNYCPLVFMEESARNRTPDKLPAAERQLLDNICDAHLQRLIKLLNPAHVVGVGAYAESCLKRSMEAIDCEAQLSRILHPSPASPAANRDWAGTASKQMKEAGIWA; this is encoded by the coding sequence ATGGCTAAAAAGAAACCGAGTCTTCACGCTCAACTCATTGCTGCCGCTCGCCAACTGCGCGACGACGTCGACTCGCTCTCCTTCGCCGAACCGGTGACGCACGTCTACAACCCGCTGCGCTACGCCTGGAAGGCCCATCAAGCGTACATCGAGAAAGTCAACGAGAAAGGGATCAAGGTGATGTTTCTAGGCATGAACCCTGGGCCGTGGGGGATGACGCAAACCGGGGTACCGTTTGGCGAGATCGAGTCGGTCAAAAATTGGATCGGCATCCATGCCCCCATCGATCGCCCGGAACACGAACATCCCAAGCGTCCGATCCAAGGATTCGAGTGTCCCAAAAGCGAAGTCAGTGGCCGTCGGCTTTGGGGCTTGTTCCGCGAGCGTTTCAAGACGGCTGATCTGTTCTTCAAAGACCACTTCGTGGTCAACTATTGCCCGTTGGTGTTCATGGAAGAATCGGCTCGTAATCGAACGCCCGATAAATTACCCGCTGCCGAACGACAGTTGCTCGACAATATCTGTGACGCCCATTTGCAGCGTCTAATCAAGCTCCTCAACCCGGCGCATGTCGTCGGCGTGGGGGCATATGCCGAAAGTTGTTTGAAGCGTTCGATGGAAGCGATCGATTGCGAGGCCCAACTTTCACGTATCCTTCACCCCAGTCCTGCATCGCCGGCGGCAAACCGAGACTGGGCTGGCACCGCGAGCAAGCAGATGAAAGAAGCCGGCATCTGGGCCTAG